The following DNA comes from Halalkaliarchaeum sp. AArc-CO.
GACGATGTCGGCGTCGTCGTCGATCGCCGCCGCGAGTGATTCGACGTTCGTTTCGGCGGCCCGCCGTGCGTCCGAGAGCATCCCGTTTGCGAACATCGGCGTGCCCGAACACCGCTGTTCGGGGACGAGCACCTCGTAGCCGAACTCCTCGAACACCCGGACCATCGCCTTGCCGACCTCCGGCGTATTGTAGTTGGAGTAACAGCCGTGGAAGTACGCCACCCGTTTGTCGTCGCTTTCGACCTGCGCACCGCCGCGCTCGCGCCACCACTCCCGGAACGTCTGCGTCGCGAACGCGGGGAACTCCCGCTCGCTCGGAAGCCCGAGCAGTTTCTCGTTGAGCTTCCGGGTCACGCTCAGTCCCATCACGAAGTTGACCAATCTCGGGACCTTGCTACCGACTTTAGCCAGGAGGCCGTAGTTCGCCAGGATCCGGTTTCTGAGGTACTCCCGGGATAACTTGTTCATCTGTTCGTCGACGTATTCGCCCCTGGCCTCGTTGTGCATCTGGGCCAGCGGTACCTCCGAGGGACAGGCACTATCACAGCGGAGGCAGTTCGAACACGAGAGGATCGAGTCGTCGATGTCCGCGTCCTCCTTTCGCTTGAGACGCCACTGTTCGGGCCCCTGGAACTTCGGCCCCGGGAACTCGTCGTCGACCGCTGCGACCGGACACGACGTCTCGCAGGTGGTGCACTTGTAGCAGGCGTCGGCGCCCGCCCTGAGGTCCAGTTCCCGTTCGGGGAACACCTCGATCGGTTCGACCGCGTCGTCGTCGCACGGTGGCTGGTGGTTGCTCATCGGTTTGCCTCCAGTGTGGTGTCGTTTGCAACCGCGGCGGCACCCCTCCCGGCGACGACGCCGGTGGCCAGCGAGACGCCGCTTGCCGACTTCTCCCGAGCGACGTCGGCACCGCCGAGCACCGCGCCGGCGGCAAACAGGTTCGGATACTCCGGCTCGCCGTCGCCGGACGGATCGACGGGTCGAAGCCGATTGTCCGTCGCGAGGCCGAACCTGGCGAAGGGGTGGTCGCCGAACGCGTCGTCGAGGAACCAGTCGTATCGATCCGCCGGATGGGCGACCGGACAGTCGAAGACGGGTTCCGTCACGCGTTTTCGATCCGACTGTAATCCCTTTCCGATCAGCCCACCCGTCGCGAGAACGACGGCGTCGGCGGCGTAGGGGACCCCCGTTCCGTTCCGATCGACCACGACGGTCTCGACGGCGCCGTCCGTGCCGACCGTTCGATCGACGGCTCTTACACCCGTCTCGAAGCTGACTCCCGCCGCGTCCAGTTGCTCGAGCAACAGGTCCTCGAGCCTGAGACCCGGAAGGCTCGGCGGCCCCATCGGGATCTCGAACACCTCCGCACCGAGACGATCTCCGAGTTCCTCCCGGATTTGGTCGGCACGGTCCTCGCCCAGAAACGCCGGAAATCCGACCCGGATGTCGGACGCGTCAGCCACCGAATCGGCGAACTCCGCCAGCTGCGGTTCGACTGCCGTCGTCAGCGCTTTTCGGGCCGGAACACCGTCGATCGGCTCGTCGTCGTCGAGCGCCCTGGCAAAGCGGGTGATCTTCGCGTCGTCCCGGAACGCCTCGGCGAACTTGACCTCCGCGCCCGCCACCGGGAACGGGACGCCGGACGCCGACAGCCCGTCGGCGAGCGCGCCCGCGTCGTACTCCGAAAGCGACCGGAACCCGACGACGAACATCGGGCGCTCGTCGCTGGCGACGCCGGCCGCCGTCGCCGCCGGGTAGCGCGCGGTCGGTTTGACCGTCCCGCCGAACGTCGGTACGAGCGCGTTGCTGTCGGTGTGTCCCCCCCGGTAGGCGTCGCCGACGAGCTCGTCGAACAGCGCGAACCCCTCGGCGACGGCCTCGGAGCCGACGATCGAGTAGGGGTGTTCCTCGGGAAGGTCTTCGATCGCGTCGTACGGATTCACTACCGGGCCGCGGAGCGTGGACTCGGAAGCTCGCTCGGATCCAGACCCGGAACCAGAACCGGAACCGGAACCGAGATCGGACTCGCCATCCTCGCGTTTCGGGACGTATCCGAGTGCGTCGACGAGCCCGGATGACTGTCGGAGAGTGCTTTTTTTGTGGGAGACGAGCCTGACGTCTGCACCCTCCCGGGCGGCCGAGATCGCCGCGGTCGTCCCCGCGAGTCCGCCGCCGATCACGAGCACGTCGCTTTCAAGCCCCATGACTCCCTCCCGACGTGCCGCGTTCGGTTCCCGGGTCGAACGCGTCGAAGTCGATCTCTTCTTTCCGTACGTCCCGCCGACCAGCGGGATCACAGTCGTGGTTCATCGTCGTCGCGTGGAGCATGTGCGTGAGCATCGCCTGCGATAGCTGTTCGCCCCACAGAGAGTGTCTGACGCCCTTGAATCGCTCGCGGTACAACTCCTCGCGCGCCTCCCGGGCGATCGCCTCCCCGTACTCCGGATACAGTTCTGCCGCCATTCGATGGCTGCAGAAGCCGCCCTGACAGTTCCCCATCGAGGCCCGGGTTCGGAGGCGGACGCCGTTCAAGTCGGATCCTGCCTGCGCGATCGCGTCCTGGAGTTCCGCGCGAGTGACCGCCTCACATTCGCAGATCACCGGGTTCGGCCCGTCGGTGTCGAGCACGTCGGGCGATCGCGATCCGAGCCGTTGGACACTCCGTCGGCTCACCGGCGACCGGAGCCCGAACTGGTTCATGTATCTCTCGAGGGCGTCGGGCTCCTCGGATCCGGGGAGGGGGTGATCGGCGGTTTCGCAGTCGGCGTCGACACCCAGGCGATCGCAGACGTGGTCGGCGACGTCCTCGGCCATCAGGCGGTAGGTGGTGAGCTTGCCCCCCACGACGGTCGTCAGTCCGGGAAGGTCGTCGCGGTCGTCGTGATCCAACAGGAAGTAGTCCCTCGTAATATCGGTCGGATCGTCCGTTCCCGTTCCGGGGGGCTCATAAAGCGGTCGCACGCCCCAGAACGACCGCAGCGTTCTAGACTCCCGGAGGACCGGGAGCAGTTCCGCGAGCGTGTCGATCATCAGGTCGACTTCCCACTGCTCTTCGGGATACTCCTCGGGATCCTCGACCTCCTCGTCGGTGGTGCCGAGGATGCACGCAGTCTCGTGGGGGACGACGATGTCGGCGTCGCCTTTGGGTCGACACCGGTTGATCACGGTGTCGACCTGCCGCACGTTCATCACCGTCATCACGCCCTTCGACGGTCTGACCTCGATGTCGACCCCAGCGAGATCCCCGATCCGTCCGGCCCAGGCCCCGGTCGCGTTCACAACGTGGTCCGCCTCGATGCGTTCGGTCGTCCCGGGCGTCCGGTGGACTCGTTTCCCCGGCCCCGAGTCGTGTTCGACTTCCACGCCGACGACCTCGCCGCCCTCGACGAGTACGTCGACGACCTCTGCATGGGTTTCGATCCGGGCGCCGTGGTTCTCCGCATCCGCAGCGTTGGCCACACAGAGCCGGAAGGGATCGATCGCCGCGTCGGGAACGGTGATTGCTTTGTCGACGTCGCCCGCGAGATACGGCTCTCGACGTCGGGCCTCCTCGCGTGAGATGACTTCCGCCGGGATGTCACACGCTTTGCATCCCTCGAGTTTCTCTTCGAAGTACTCCTCGCTGTCCTCGGGCCGCTTTACGAACAGCCCGCCGGTGTCTTCGATACAGTGTCCGGCGATCTCCCGCAGAATCCTGTTTTCGGCCATACACTCCCGGGCACTCTTGCGGTCCGACACCGCGTAGCGACCTCCGCTGTGGAGCAGTCCGTGCATCCGCCCGGTCGTCCCGTGGGTGAGGGTCCCCTTCTCGACGAGGACGGCGTCCAGCCCGCGCATCGCCAGATCCCTGACGATCCCGCAGCCAGTCGATCCGCCGCCGACGACGATCACGTCGGCTGATTGGGTCATTTCCGTTTCGACGTTCGTCCGCACGCACTTTATGTTATCTCCGATTCCGGAGCGTCGATAACGATATCTCGTTTCAACGACCCTGCAGCGCGGTCTCCCCGTGGTGACCCGCGTCAGGGGAAAGATTATGGCCCCGTTCCACGACAGTTATCGATGACGCTTCACCGAGCGTAACGAACCATGCAACGATACGTCGGAGCGATCGATCAGGGGACGACCGGGACGCGGTTCATGCTGTTCGACCACGACGGCACGGTCGTCGGAAACGCGTACCGGAAACACGAGCAGCTGTACCCCTCCCCGGGCTGGGTCGAACACGATCCCGAAGAGATCTGGAAGAACACACGGGCGGTCATCGAGCGTGCGCTCTCGAAGGCGTCCGTTGCGCCGGATGAACTGGCAGCGATCGGAGTGACCAACCAGCGGGAGACGACGCTTTTGTGGGAGCGGGAGACCGGGAGGCCGATCCACGACGCGATCGTCTGGCAGGACCGACGGACCACGGAACGGGTCGAACAGTTGCGCGAAAACGGTTGGGAAGAAAAGATCCGAACGAAGACGGGACTAGAGCCCGATGCGTACTTTTCGGCGACGAAAGCGGAGTGGCTGCTGGAGAACGCCGACCCGATCGAGGTGGAACCCGCACGCCACGAGGACGTCCGCGAACGGGCCGAAAACGGCGAGATCCTGTTCGGGACGATCGACACGTGGCTGATCTGGAACCTCACGGGAGAGCACGTGACCGACGTGACGAACGCCTCCCGGACGATGCTGTACGACATCCGCTCTGGGGAGTGGGACGACGAGCTGCTCGCGGAGTTTTCGCTGCCCCGCGAGATGCTCCCGGAAGTTCGGCCCTCCTCCGACGAGGAGACCTACGGGACGACTGATCCGGACGGCTTTCTCGGCGCGGAGGTATCCGTCGCGGGCGCGCTGGGCGACCAGCAGGCGGCGCTGTTCGGACAGACGTGTTTCACCCCCGGCGAGGCGAAAAACACCTACGGTACTGGGAGTTTCTTCCTGATGAACACCGGCGAAAAGGCAGTCGACTCCGAACACGGCCTGCTCACGACGGTGGCGTTCCAGCGTTCGGGCGAGCCGATCCAGTACGCCCTCGAGGGGTCGATTTTCATCACCGGCGCGGCGATCGAGTGGCTGGAGGACGTCGATCTGATCGAGGATCCGGCCCAGACCGAGGAACTCGCACGATCAGTCGAATCGACCGACGGAGTGTATCTGGTTCCGGCGTTTACGGGCCTCGGTGCGCCCCACTGGGATCAGCGTGCGCGGGGAACGATCGTCGGCATGACCCGCGGCACCCGGAGGGAACATCTCGTGCGGGCGACCCTCGAGTCGATTGCCTACCAGACGCGAGACGTCGCCGAGGCGATGGCCGCCGACGCCGACGTCAAGCCGGAACAGCTTCGCGTCGACGGCGGCGCGGTGAAGAACAACTTCCTGTGTGGGATCCAGGCCGACATCGTCGACACGGAGATCGTCAGACCGGAAGTCGACGAGACGACCGCGCTGGGGGCGGCGTACGCGGCCGGCCTCGCGGTCGGATACTGGGAGGACCTCGACGAGCTCCGGGAGAACTGGCGGATCGACAGGACCTTCGAACCGGGCGGTGACAGACGCGATATCGAACGGCGGTACGACCGCTGGAAGGAAGCAGTCGACCGTGCGAAAGGCTGGGCGATCGAGCCGGACGAGTGAGATCGAACACGGCTACACGCCGACATCCATCCGACAGATGAACCTCGAGGAACGAATTACCAGACGGCTACGGCGGAACCGGAGCCGGCAGCTCGTCCGGGACTACGCCGCGGTCAGTCCGGTGTCTCATCCACCGGAGCCTGTCGCACGCGAGGCTTCACTCGAGCGGATTCTGGACGCACTCGAGCCGGCATTTTCGGGGGCGCTTCCCCCGTCGACGTACGTCTGGGGGCCGAAAGGAGCCGGCAAAACCGCGCTTGTGAAAGCCACCTTCGATCTCCTCGCCGGCGTCTCGCGGGAACAACACCGTGGCATCCACACGACGACGAGAACCGAGCGTCCGAAGACGCCACCGTTCGTGTACGTCGACGCACGCGATGCGGACAGCGAGTTCGCCCTGCTTGCGGCCGTGCTGAACGGACTGCTCGATCGTCCCGCACCCACCCAGGGAGTGAGCACCGGACGGATCCGGGAGCAGATCTCCCGGGAGATCGACGGCCGCGATGGCGTCGTCGTCGCGGTCGATCACGTCGGGGAACCGCGCACACACGACCTCACGTCGGTCGCGGAAACGCTCGCCACCGTGGAGGGTACGTTCGTCTGGATCGGTATCGGTCGGGACTCCCCCGACGTGTACTCGACCGAGCCGGACCAGGTCGTCGAGGTTCCGGCGTTCCGGCGTCACGCGATGGTCGACGTCCTCACCGACCGCACGTCCGCCGGACTCTCCCGAAACGCGGTGACCCACGAACAGCTCCGGGAACTCGCCGTCTGGGCCGAGGGCGACGCACACGACGCCCTGGCGGCGGTGTTCGGCGGTGCTGTCCTCGCGGAACGGAACGGTACCGACACGATCCGACCGTCCGATCTCGACGCCGGCATCGACGCCGTTCCCTGCCCGTGTATCGCGCTCGGGCGGGTGCTCTCGTTACCGAAGAACTGGCAACGCGTGCTCGCCGCGCTGGTCGACCTCCCCCGTAACGACCGGACGTCGGTGACTAAAGCGACCGACGCGCTCGCCACGTCTTCCGGGATCGAACTCTCTGCGGGAACCGTCCGGCGGATGCTGTACGAACTCGCCGAGGAAGGCATCCTGGACCGAGAGCCGGCGGAAGCGTCCGGAAGCCGGGGACGACCCCCCAGCCGGATCGAACCGCTGTTTCCGACGCTGGTGTTTCGCGAACTGTATCGCGAACGGACCGACGAATGACGCGTCGTCGACGGCGGCAACCGGTGCGCTGGACGTGTAACTTTTGAACGTCGGTCCCTCACTGACGGGAAACGATGATCGAATCGACCGTACAACTGGGGGAGCTGGGGATCGGACTTCTCGGCTCCGAGCTGTTCCCCCGCGGGTGGGAACACTACCTCCTCGGCGGACTGCTCATCGGGCTGGGAACTGTCGTCATCTACGCTGCGACGGCGATCCCGGCGGGCGCGAGCACGTTCCTCGAATCGACGCTGTCGTACGCCTCCCGGCTCCGGCGGTTCCAGCAGCCGCGGTTCGTCGGCTCCCGTGACTGGCGGGTAGTGTTCACACTCGGGATCGTCGCGGGCGCGGCGGGCTACTCCGTCGTCGCCGGCGAGTTCGGCTGGCTGACCGACGTCCAGCCGTGGCGGCTGTTCGTCGGGGGAATCCTCATCGGCGTCGGGACCCGCCTCGGGAAGGGCTGTACGTCGGGACATGGGGTCTGTGGAGTCGGCTCCGGCTCCCGGACGTCGATCCTCAACGTCGCCGTGTTCATGCTCGTCGCGATCGGCGTCGCGCAACTGGTGTTCGCGATGGGGGTGCGGCCGTGAGTCCGACCGCCGAAGAGGGAAGCTCCGGGGAAACCGACGGCGGTCGCGACCAGCATCCGCTGTTTCTCCCCACCGTCTTCCTCGGGGGCGTTATCTTCGGCGCGGGGCTTTCAGTGAGTCGGATGGCACGGCCGGAGATCGTCCTCGAGTTCCTGCAGTTTCGGGATCTCGGGCTCCTTTTCGTCATGGGCGGGGCGGCGGTCGTCGTCGGGATCTCCGTGTTCGGGCTGGTCCGCTCCGGAAGGCGCGCGCCGCTTACCGGCGACCCGTACCGGCGGCGGTTGAAGTCGATGGACAGAAACGTCATCCTCGGGGGCGGAATCTTCGGTGTCGGCTGGGGCCTGTCCGGGATCTGCCCGGGAGCGGCGTACGCCAGCCTGGGTATCGGGAACGTGATCATTCTGTACGGCATCGCGGGGATGTTCCTGGGCGCGTATCTCCAGGGGTATCTCCGGGAACTAACGGCGGAGACGCCGGAACCTGCCGTCGCGGACTGAACTCCCTATCGGCCGACAGCGTCGACACGGCAGCCGCCGAAACCGGGCCGCACCCGCAGCCTTTTATCGCCGGCCACCGTTGCCGCAGATGAGATGCCCCAGGTTCACCTCGACGAGGAAACGATCGACCGCCTTGACCGCCTCCGGGAAGAAGACGAGGAGTACGACGAAATAATAAACGAACTGATCAACATCTACGAGGTCGAGGAGCTGACGCTTTTCCGCAGCGGCGGGGAGTAACTCCGTCGTCTCCGCCTGCAAACGGGTGATCTCCGGCTCGTTTGCGTTACCGCCGCTCGCGGACGAAATCGATCGCCTTCCAGGGGGTTCCCAGGGCGTTCAACCCGATTCCGACCAGCACGAACAGCACGTACAGCCCGAGCGTCGAGAGGAACAGCACGATCATCGCGGCGATCGCCCAGCCCCCCGAGAGATAATAAAACGCCCCGAGGGTGAGAACCACCCCGTACAGCAACACCAGATACGGGCCCCACCCTCGAGCGTGCCCGCGCCGGAGGCGGGATCGAACATATCGTTTCAGTTCGGCCTCGAGTTCCGGCTTCTCGACGGTCCGTCGTTCGACGTCACCTTCGAACTCCTCGAGCCGGGCGCGCAGCTCCTCCAGCTCCGTTTGCATCGCCGCCACGTCCGGGGCGCCCCTCACGCCGTCTGTCGGATCCGCGGACGGGGCGTCGTCGGACCCCTCCGTCGATTCGCCATCGTCGCGGTCGTCGTCCGCCATACGTGCCCCCACACGAACGGGGGACTGTTGTAGTTGCCGGTCCGTCGACCCGTCGGGGCGTCGCCGGACCCCCTCCCGGGTGGTGAAGGTATCTCGCAACCGGCTGACCCCTCGCGAGGGCGACGAGTCGCCCTCAGCTGGCGGTTCGCTATCCCTCTCTCCGTCGAGCACAGCGTTGATCGCTGCCCCGACCAGAAGCACGATCGCCGCAAAGTACAGCCAGGTAACGATCAACAGGATACCGCCGACGAGCCCGTACACTTGATACTGTCCGGCCGCGCCGGCGTACACCTGGAACCCCGCCTGCAACACCGTCCAGCCGACCGCGGCGAATATCGTTCCGGGAAGCACTTCGCGAGCCGTCACTTCCTGATAGGGAAGCAGGTAATACAGCGGGAAGAAGACGACCGCGAGCACGATCGGCAACGCGAGCACGCTCGTGATCCCGAACAGCGGACCCACATTCAGGGCGGCAACCACGCCCGCCGTGACGACCATGAGCACCGCCCCCAGGCCGATGCTTGCGGCGACGAGAACGGCATCCAGAAGTTCGTCGAGGAGCCCGATCGACTTCTTGGAGCCGTACACGCGCACGAAAGCGACGTCCAGTCCCCGAAACACCTTCAGTGCCGACCAGACCAGTCCAACGACGCCGACGACCGTTGCCCCGACCCGTCCTTCCGCGCCAGCGATCGCCCCCTGAATGATCTGTTCGCCTGCCGGCGTGAGAAACCCGGCGACGAGGCTCACGAGCGTCGCGGCCATCCGTTCGCCGAAGAACGTCGTAGAGAGAGCGACAACGAGCAGAAGTGCCGGGAAAAGCGAGACGAACGCGTAGTAGGCGACGCTGGCGGCGAGAAACGTGACCTGCTGGTCGCGAACGACGGCCACGACCTCCCGTACCAATCTTTCCGTCGTCGCGATCCGCGATCCGGGCCGATCGGGCTCCGTTTCGTCCCCGGAACGGGATGACACAGCGCTGTTCACACGGGAGATTTCGGCGCTTTCCTACATAAGTCGACGGGGGCGGTTTCCCGCCCTCACACCGGCCTCGTGGATTTACGAACTGTCATCACCGGAACGTCCGCGGTCCGGACGACTTTCTCCGTGACGTTGCCGACGAGGAAGCTCTCGATGTTGCCGCGTCCCCGCGTCCCCATGACGATCGCGTCGAGTCCGTTCTCCTCGGCGTAGTCGACGATCGCCTCGTAGGGCTTGCCCTGTTCGACCGCCTGTTCGCAGTCGACGCCTGCCTCTTCGGCCAGTTCGGCGATCCGGCCCGTCATCTCGAGGCCGTGTTCGCGGAGCTCTTCTATCCCCTCTTTTTTGCGTTGCAACTTGAACGGCTGCCCACCCACCTCTGGATCGATCACGTGCAGGGCGTGGACTTGTGCGCCGAGCTCGGCGGCGAGCTCGACACCTTTTTTGCCAGCAGCTTCGGCCTCGTCGCTTCCGTCCGTCGGGATGAGAATTGTTCGGTACATGAGGTTGTCACACGTACAAGTGAAACAACTGACACCGCTTATAAAATACTTTATGTGGGGTATACACTGCTTTATCGGCGACTGTAGGTAGTGGACATCGGGAGACGGCCACCGAAACGGAAAGACAGCCACCGACGGGGAGCGGTCGGGGAGCGTAACGAGCCACCTTTTTACTGTCCGACCGCACACGTCCGATAATGACCGACAGCGACTCCGCGTACGACTACGGGGATCTCGGGCTCGTCGCCGGCCTGGAGATCCACCAGCAGCTGGACACCGAGACCAAGCTCTTCTGTGATTCGCCGACGGCGTTGCGGGAACCCGAGCAGGCCGAGCGGACGATCACCCGGTATCTCCACCCGACGAAAAGCGAACTCGGAGAACTCGACGAGGCGGCACTGGAGGAGAGCCGCGTCGACAGGGAGTTCGAGTACCTCGCGTACGACACCACCTGTCTCGTCGAGGAGGACGACGAGCCACCCCGTCGGGTCGACGAGGAGGCGCTCGAGGTCGCGCTACAGATCGCCAGCCTGCTGGACGTCGACGTCGTCGACCAGGCGCACGTGATGCGAAAGCTCGTCATCGACGGCTCCAACACCTCCGGCTTC
Coding sequences within:
- a CDS encoding anaerobic glycerol-3-phosphate dehydrogenase subunit C, which translates into the protein MSNHQPPCDDDAVEPIEVFPERELDLRAGADACYKCTTCETSCPVAAVDDEFPGPKFQGPEQWRLKRKEDADIDDSILSCSNCLRCDSACPSEVPLAQMHNEARGEYVDEQMNKLSREYLRNRILANYGLLAKVGSKVPRLVNFVMGLSVTRKLNEKLLGLPSEREFPAFATQTFREWWRERGGAQVESDDKRVAYFHGCYSNYNTPEVGKAMVRVFEEFGYEVLVPEQRCSGTPMFANGMLSDARRAAETNVESLAAAIDDDADIVASCTSCSLSLRKEYPELFDIDRIDDVSEHTYEALEYLRIHEDLESAVTDAEVDHPALAYHAPCHARNQGLDRQAVELFREVDGVAIEDVGDSCSGISGTYGWKAEKYEASMAMGEEMFHHMEQSDGEVGMTECPTCAMQMEHGTGYEIKHPLQVLEAAVVSE
- the glpB gene encoding glycerol-3-phosphate dehydrogenase subunit GlpB, whose translation is MGLESDVLVIGGGLAGTTAAISAAREGADVRLVSHKKSTLRQSSGLVDALGYVPKREDGESDLGSGSGSGSGSGSERASESTLRGPVVNPYDAIEDLPEEHPYSIVGSEAVAEGFALFDELVGDAYRGGHTDSNALVPTFGGTVKPTARYPAATAAGVASDERPMFVVGFRSLSEYDAGALADGLSASGVPFPVAGAEVKFAEAFRDDAKITRFARALDDDEPIDGVPARKALTTAVEPQLAEFADSVADASDIRVGFPAFLGEDRADQIREELGDRLGAEVFEIPMGPPSLPGLRLEDLLLEQLDAAGVSFETGVRAVDRTVGTDGAVETVVVDRNGTGVPYAADAVVLATGGLIGKGLQSDRKRVTEPVFDCPVAHPADRYDWFLDDAFGDHPFARFGLATDNRLRPVDPSGDGEPEYPNLFAAGAVLGGADVAREKSASGVSLATGVVAGRGAAAVANDTTLEANR
- the glpA gene encoding anaerobic glycerol-3-phosphate dehydrogenase subunit GlpA; protein product: MTQSADVIVVGGGSTGCGIVRDLAMRGLDAVLVEKGTLTHGTTGRMHGLLHSGGRYAVSDRKSARECMAENRILREIAGHCIEDTGGLFVKRPEDSEEYFEEKLEGCKACDIPAEVISREEARRREPYLAGDVDKAITVPDAAIDPFRLCVANAADAENHGARIETHAEVVDVLVEGGEVVGVEVEHDSGPGKRVHRTPGTTERIEADHVVNATGAWAGRIGDLAGVDIEVRPSKGVMTVMNVRQVDTVINRCRPKGDADIVVPHETACILGTTDEEVEDPEEYPEEQWEVDLMIDTLAELLPVLRESRTLRSFWGVRPLYEPPGTGTDDPTDITRDYFLLDHDDRDDLPGLTTVVGGKLTTYRLMAEDVADHVCDRLGVDADCETADHPLPGSEEPDALERYMNQFGLRSPVSRRSVQRLGSRSPDVLDTDGPNPVICECEAVTRAELQDAIAQAGSDLNGVRLRTRASMGNCQGGFCSHRMAAELYPEYGEAIAREAREELYRERFKGVRHSLWGEQLSQAMLTHMLHATTMNHDCDPAGRRDVRKEEIDFDAFDPGTERGTSGGSHGA
- the glpK gene encoding glycerol kinase GlpK produces the protein MQRYVGAIDQGTTGTRFMLFDHDGTVVGNAYRKHEQLYPSPGWVEHDPEEIWKNTRAVIERALSKASVAPDELAAIGVTNQRETTLLWERETGRPIHDAIVWQDRRTTERVEQLRENGWEEKIRTKTGLEPDAYFSATKAEWLLENADPIEVEPARHEDVRERAENGEILFGTIDTWLIWNLTGEHVTDVTNASRTMLYDIRSGEWDDELLAEFSLPREMLPEVRPSSDEETYGTTDPDGFLGAEVSVAGALGDQQAALFGQTCFTPGEAKNTYGTGSFFLMNTGEKAVDSEHGLLTTVAFQRSGEPIQYALEGSIFITGAAIEWLEDVDLIEDPAQTEELARSVESTDGVYLVPAFTGLGAPHWDQRARGTIVGMTRGTRREHLVRATLESIAYQTRDVAEAMAADADVKPEQLRVDGGAVKNNFLCGIQADIVDTEIVRPEVDETTALGAAYAAGLAVGYWEDLDELRENWRIDRTFEPGGDRRDIERRYDRWKEAVDRAKGWAIEPDE
- a CDS encoding AAA family ATPase; amino-acid sequence: MRKAGRSSRTSEIEHGYTPTSIRQMNLEERITRRLRRNRSRQLVRDYAAVSPVSHPPEPVAREASLERILDALEPAFSGALPPSTYVWGPKGAGKTALVKATFDLLAGVSREQHRGIHTTTRTERPKTPPFVYVDARDADSEFALLAAVLNGLLDRPAPTQGVSTGRIREQISREIDGRDGVVVAVDHVGEPRTHDLTSVAETLATVEGTFVWIGIGRDSPDVYSTEPDQVVEVPAFRRHAMVDVLTDRTSAGLSRNAVTHEQLRELAVWAEGDAHDALAAVFGGAVLAERNGTDTIRPSDLDAGIDAVPCPCIALGRVLSLPKNWQRVLAALVDLPRNDRTSVTKATDALATSSGIELSAGTVRRMLYELAEEGILDREPAEASGSRGRPPSRIEPLFPTLVFRELYRERTDE
- a CDS encoding YeeE/YedE family protein, which produces MIESTVQLGELGIGLLGSELFPRGWEHYLLGGLLIGLGTVVIYAATAIPAGASTFLESTLSYASRLRRFQQPRFVGSRDWRVVFTLGIVAGAAGYSVVAGEFGWLTDVQPWRLFVGGILIGVGTRLGKGCTSGHGVCGVGSGSRTSILNVAVFMLVAIGVAQLVFAMGVRP
- a CDS encoding DUF6691 family protein, which translates into the protein MSPTAEEGSSGETDGGRDQHPLFLPTVFLGGVIFGAGLSVSRMARPEIVLEFLQFRDLGLLFVMGGAAVVVGISVFGLVRSGRRAPLTGDPYRRRLKSMDRNVILGGGIFGVGWGLSGICPGAAYASLGIGNVIILYGIAGMFLGAYLQGYLRELTAETPEPAVAD
- a CDS encoding YihY/virulence factor BrkB family protein, whose product is MATTERLVREVVAVVRDQQVTFLAASVAYYAFVSLFPALLLVVALSTTFFGERMAATLVSLVAGFLTPAGEQIIQGAIAGAEGRVGATVVGVVGLVWSALKVFRGLDVAFVRVYGSKKSIGLLDELLDAVLVAASIGLGAVLMVVTAGVVAALNVGPLFGITSVLALPIVLAVVFFPLYYLLPYQEVTAREVLPGTIFAAVGWTVLQAGFQVYAGAAGQYQVYGLVGGILLIVTWLYFAAIVLLVGAAINAVLDGERDSEPPAEGDSSPSRGVSRLRDTFTTREGVRRRPDGSTDRQLQQSPVRVGARMADDDRDDGESTEGSDDAPSADPTDGVRGAPDVAAMQTELEELRARLEEFEGDVERRTVEKPELEAELKRYVRSRLRRGHARGWGPYLVLLYGVVLTLGAFYYLSGGWAIAAMIVLFLSTLGLYVLFVLVGIGLNALGTPWKAIDFVRERR
- a CDS encoding universal stress protein gives rise to the protein MYRTILIPTDGSDEAEAAGKKGVELAAELGAQVHALHVIDPEVGGQPFKLQRKKEGIEELREHGLEMTGRIAELAEEAGVDCEQAVEQGKPYEAIVDYAEENGLDAIVMGTRGRGNIESFLVGNVTEKVVRTADVPVMTVRKSTRPV